The segment taatattatactctgaaaattttaaatatttgaaggttttttctttctaacgtttgacagcCTATGACATTTAtaataaatctattaaataactttaatCGTTTTATTCTTGcacttgaattattttttaaacgattaaagttttttatttctgttttaAAACTGCTTCCATTTACGTTAAAAAGCGTCTTAAACGTTAGGAAATacggattttatttaatatctatttaatgctttttgtttgaatttctaacgttagaaaatctctaaatattcaaaaaatgtaaaacgaATTTTATAATGTATCCCTGAGAGCGCTTTTACGTagaattgataagaaaatgatCGAAAACTCCCAGATTTACTGCCTATGCAATCCAATCAAAGTTAAAACGtttcaaaaagtaaaaatctTTGCTGAAAAATGGGCGTATTTGGGGCGTTTTCGACGACTATGAaatcaacataaatttttaactaaaaaattaaagaaaaaatccacaaaccCATTTTCGAGGCGCGAAAGTCGTCGAAGGATACCTCTCCTTGTTCCCCTGACATCGTTGTACAAAACATTAACACGATTCCTGAGTCGATTCATTGAGATTTGATCAATTGGGCTCGTTCCGTCGATGGAATCATTCCGATGGATTAACTGTAGAACATCGACATTATTCACGAGAAATCTCCCTCTGCCCTTGATCTCCAGGCTGATATTCTTATCCTTAGCCGATGAAATGCAGAGATTTCCATCTTCAGTAATGAGTTTCGGTTGATTCTCATAAATTCCACTTGTCACAGAAATCACACCACAGATCACccaaaaaagttcaaatttaatcattttaaaagcTCCACCTTCGGGGGCAACTTCACTGAAACATTTCTGGAGCTTTTCTCTTCACTGATAAATccaatttaatcctttttgcTGGCAGAGAGTTTCACTTTCActgatttttcacacaaaaactAAAGCTACTGCGAATGGCGATGCTTCTTTTATAGGGGAATCTTATCAAAGTATGTTCCACCCCCAAACCACGCAGCCTCTCAGTATCATCTCAATTTCACTGATTAATACGCATTTTGtgattaatataaattcattcatgTAATTCAATAGGATTTTGTTTACGAATGaggcaaagaagaaaatctataaatattttttcccacaatgtgctactcacacaaaaaaacaacgaTAAACGTtccaattttcattatttttttttagtatctCCTGAATTGCTTCTTGAATTTATCGTAGTGATAGTCATCTGTTGCTTTCTTGTTGTTTCCTTTCTCCCTTGATCCTTCACCTTCCTGATCACGGTGCTTTCTCTTCCTCGAATCATCCTCAATGTTAACTGCAGaagaataaaggaaaaattaggaaaaagtttaagatgaaatattttaatcagaaaaatatccttctGGTTAGGAGAAAAGGACAAAtgatcaaaagaatatttcatttttattaatttaatcatgaaaatgaaaagaaagccTTAAATGCGTTTATGttatttcaaaaatgtttaaagtaaaaaggtgctaaaagaaacgtcaaacgttagaaaataaagttgAAAACGATAGAAAAAGAACGatgatagaaaagaaacgtcaaacgttagaagaaaaatgtcaattttagaaaaaaattgttaaaaaatccgaaaaaataagtaaaatgttccaacttttaagatttttattccttttcccTTTTCTCGTTAATCTGTGCCATGCAactatattttaccgttaatattttactttacatttaatattcaatgtgttatttttacttttgacgtttagttttttttaatgtttgttgctagttttctaacgattgacagTTTAAGAAAAgtcaagtttaattttttaaatatttgtcatttttGTAACTTTGACGTCtgttttttctaacgtttgatatttatttcaatttatcttcttatttattttaattcaattttaaattcaagtaacgccaaacgttagaaaaaaaaagtttataaaattaGAAATCGAAAAttaaacgtaagaaaataatgtcaaaatttgagaaagtaacgtcaaattgaaaaaagttCCTCTAacgctaaaaattaaatgtcaaatgttagaaaacaattattaaatgatggaaaaaaattaacacattTGAAAATATCAGAAAACGTTAGacaataaatgtcaaacgttgaaaaggaaaagtcaaatctaaaaaaaacattaaacgaCAATGAAGAACGTTTAACGATTGAAATAGAAAGACAACAATAtaagaaatttaacaaaaaatgtttaaaacgAAATATCCAACGTTAGAaaagtcaaacgtttgaaattgAACGTCAGATTGACGTAAAACATCCCcaagatttttcattacatcctttaaacttttccctattaaaaattagtaattctcttgattttttacattattccCTGATCTAAAGGATAAAGATTGGATCACTctaaaaaacgaataaaatccAAAAGCAAACTCACATCGATTGTGCTGAACAAAGTTTACAGCCATATTCGTGGGAACGAATTGTGAAGGACCTtcctttttgttcttttgctCCAACAATAGTTTCTGTTTTGCCTCCTCCGTTGCCTCAATATTCCGGATCTTTGCCTCAATCCCCAGATCCACCTCCGGAATACCACTCAGCATCTGATTTGAGAGCATCTCTTCGGATCTCTGAGCTGAACCATGCCTGAGATGATCTGGAAGAGCCATGAGAGCTGCCTCCTCGGGACTGAGGTACTTTGCGGGATTATCAAGGGGATCATCTTGTTTTTCGAGCTTCTGCCCTTTTCGCTTCTTCAGCTGCTCCTCAATGTACTTCATCATCTCCTCATCTTCGTCCCTCTTGTTGGTTTCAGCGGAGAACTGTGTGCCAATGCCTGTGTCATAGGCATCATCAACTGTCTTCACTTTACCCGCTTTGAGAGCTTGCATATTGATCATTCCACCggtttttatattaaaaggaTCCTTCTGTGGATTTGAGGACAACAATACATATTTAGTttagaaatcataaaaacaggaaattaagaaaagcCAGAAACCAACCACTGTCAAATCTTCTTCAATTGTCGTCTTTTTCCCAATCGCCAATCCCACCAGACTGATTCCATGCTGTCTAGTCCGCAACTTCTGCCGTACTTTCATCTCCTCTAGCTTAGAGCTAAAATAGTTATGGAAAagaatttagtaaaaattctcaacataTTATGTTGCAacatagaattttaagaattttatatttacttTAGTTCTTCGCTGCTTCCTTCTTCACCACAACTGGAGTCAGATGATATCTTTCGTTTCCTCAAATTAacccttttcttatttttaaatgggGGAATTTCAAGGGAATTTGACGATGAATTACTACTGTCACACATTTTCAGGATAAAAACTattatttctctaattttaatttttttgttaagatttttcacagaatgAAAACAAAACTCGTTGATGACAGTCTGATGATTAATGTGgattttctgaagaatttcCCTGGAGATTTCTCTATATTCCTCggaggaaaatttgaattttcaaacaaaaataacCGTCAACAATTACTAAAACCGTCGTGGCTTTTTGGCGAAATCtctgaattattaaaaaaaaaattcttaagatcAATTAACACAAGCATATTGTAATTAGGGTTTTCATTGAGACAGAGATATCATGAATCTTGCGTATAGTTTTCAccggaaattcaattttattcattctataCACACACCTGTTACATTGGAAGAAGCCTGGCAGGAGTCTGTCGACTGTTAGGCTGACATTATTAGAGCTGATAaaaagaaagtgaaaattagtAAAGATGAGAATTTAGAAAAGAacagataaagaaaattgagatagaaagaaattagAGTGCAGTGACGAGAGCAGTCCATCATTCTCGACATCTTAATACCGAGGTTACCTGATCCCTTCAACATCCAGCTTTAGAAGAAGGATGTTAACCTCCTTAATTTTGCACTCCTGAATTCTGtctaaaatgttatttatgtTGATGGTTGTTTTCTTGACGTGGTTAGTTTAGCTTTTTTTGGTGGGAGCTGAGGTGCTCTCTCCGGGGGCGTCAAGGGTCCGTGTCAATCCGAGAGAAACACAATTTttaccagagctttcggcgAATCACCTCGCCTTCTTCTGTGGTCCTTTGAAGGAGATTTTATGCAAAACCGTTGCAACTGCCACCAAATGAGAGTGTTTATGTTCTGTGCTCTgggaaaacttgagaaaaacccggaaaaatatccccatcCGATAATTTGTGATTGAAAACCTCATAGCTTAGGATTAATTCTTATATATTAACGCAATCTTTGTCCCCAAAACCAGGTCATTATACTgcctgaaagagaaaaagaaattgacggaatccaaaaatagacaaaaattgtaagttaaaaaagaaaataatctaaattcattgtattgaaattgaaaataaaatctccttcAAAGGACCACAGAAGAAGGCGAGGTGATTcgccgaaagctctggtaaAAATTGTGTTTCTCTCGGATTGACACGGACCCTTGACGCCCCCGGAGAGAGCACCTCAGCTCCCaccaaaaaaagttatttatgtTGTCCACAAGAGCAGTTCAGAAAGTGGCAGGTCAATGAATTGAAAGAGTCGTCAAGGCTGAAAAATGATGCTGCAAAACTCATGAGGACGGTCTTGGAGCTCAGGAGCATACCGTGGAAATCCATCCAGACCCTGATGCTTCTCAGGCCATATTTGACAGCAGGAAGCACTGTTTCCGAGGATTTCGCAGCATGTAAGATGGTGACATCATCCGCGTATGCAGGCTCACCATTCAACTTTAGCGACATGTCAAACGTGGAATAGCCAGTGCATCATCATCAACAGTCATCTCGCCACAACTTGTGCGTAGGACCTTTCCCGCACCATAGCAGAAGTCTATTCTATCTCCTCCGTTTATTCGAGAAATTCTTAAACTCACATCACATTTTCATATCAAAACTGTCTCTCGCGACTACAACTATTGTCAGCAATCTAAGACTTACTCAGAAAGATGGGGTCGAACTTGTAGGAACCCCATCGGTGAGTTTAATCCGCACGGCACTAGGCAGTGAATCTCTGCGGGATAAGACAAGGTGCATATACTCAGAGGGGCTGGCTCCACGTTTTTGGAGAATTTCAAGAGGAACAGCAAGATTCCGAAAAAGCCACAACCGTAGTAAACGCCCGTGTAACAAAATCTTATCACCTCTAACCTGGGTCAAAGTGTTTGATCAACATCTGAAGGTGTATTATGCAACTCTTCAAGCTGTTGGGTGGCTGTACTTTTCTTATGACCATCCAACAGctcggagagttacataatacaCTCTCTGGTTATTAATATTTGATACCcattaattattaaatggagttaattaatttatatatctaATTACTCGGCTACTTATTTCTTACTCTTCTTGATGcttattttttaatagtttaatCTAGGCACAAGAATGTCCTTTACAGACTCTctaggaattttatttattttccaaaaatacacAACAATACcaaattttcacaacaaatCCCCTTTAAAGCTTTCTACAATTATTTTACGAACTTTGCCTTTAATCTTGttcattttgtggtttttagtggaatttttcatttcaaacttTTACAAGACAATTCATCCAAATAATCCAAATGAAAATATAGTTGGAGTAACGGATTTTGCAATGAAACTATCGTATTTTGTAAATAGATACACTGTGACCGGTATGATTGTTACTGGTTTAAGGAACAACACACATC is part of the Lutzomyia longipalpis isolate SR_M1_2022 chromosome 3, ASM2433408v1 genome and harbors:
- the LOC129792443 gene encoding splicing factor C9orf78 homolog, giving the protein MCDSSNSSSNSLEIPPFKNKKRVNLRKRKISSDSSCGEEGSSEELNSKLEEMKVRQKLRTRQHGISLVGLAIGKKTTIEEDLTVKDPFNIKTGGMINMQALKAGKVKTVDDAYDTGIGTQFSAETNKRDEDEEMMKYIEEQLKKRKGQKLEKQDDPLDNPAKYLSPEEAALMALPDHLRHGSAQRSEEMLSNQMLSGIPEVDLGIEAKIRNIEATEEAKQKLLLEQKNKKEGPSQFVPTNMAVNFVQHNRFNIEDDSRKRKHRDQEGEGSREKGNNKKATDDYHYDKFKKQFRRY